The DNA region GAGCACCTCGACCTCGACTTCGCGAACCTCTACTTCGACGCGGTGGACGCCGCCGAGACCGGGCGCCCGGTCAGCGCCGCCTGGAAGCCGCTGTTCGAGGCCCGGGCGAACCGGGTGGTCTGGCCGATCCAGTTCGCCTTCGCCGGGATGAACGCCCACATCAACCACGACCTCCCGCTCGCCGTCGTGACCACCTGCATCGAGTGCCGCACCACACCCGACACCCCGCCCGTCCACGCCGACTACCTCAAGGTCAACGAGCTGCTCGCGCAGGTCGAGGCCGAGGTGCGGGCCTCCTTCGAGGCGCAGGTCGCCGCGGCCGCCACCGAGGCCGCCGGACCGCTGAAGCACATCGTCTCCAGCTTCTCGATCGCCCGCGCCCGGGACGCCGCCTGGGCCACCTCCGAGGCGCTCTGGCACCAGCGCAACCTCCGCCCGGTGTACGACGCCACGCTGGCCGCCGTCACCGGCACCACCGCGCTCGCCGGGCGGATGCTGCTCACCCCCGTCCTGCCGCCGGTCGAGCGGCCTGACGCCTGACGCCTGACTCCTGACGGCGGACGGCGGGCGCCTGGCCCTGATGGCGGCCGGCGGCCGGCGCCCGGCCGTGCCCGCGCCGGCCGGGATCAGGCCGCTCAGCGCAGCGGGTCGAACGGTGCCAGCGCCGCCGCCGGACGCCCCGTGGCGACCGTCTCGGCGAGCAGCCTCCCGGTGGCCGGCCCCAGCGTGATCCCCCACATCCCGTGCCCGCCCGCGACGAACACCCGGGGTGAGCGGGTGGCCCCGATCAGCGGCAGCCCGTCCGGGGTGCACGGTCGGCAGCCGACCCACTCGTCCCGGCGGTCGTCCAGGTCGGCGCCGCTCAGCAGCGGGCGGGCCGCCTCCGCGACGGCCCGGACCCGGCGGCCGTCCAGCGGCGCCTCCGGGCGGCGGAACTCCATCATCCCGGCCACCCGCAGCCGGTCGCCCATCGGCGTGCAGGCCACCCGGTGCGCGGGGAAGTACACCGGTCCGGCGGGGAGCCGCCGCACCGGCACGCTGAAACTGTAGCCGCGACCGGCCTGGACGACCGTGCGCACACCGAACGGGCGGGCCAGGGCGCCGAGGTGGACACCCCCGGCCAGCACCACCGCGTCGAACTCCACGGCGTCCCCGTCACCCGTGAACAGCTCGACCCGACCGCCCCGGTCCCGGAGCGCGCCGACGGCGGTGCCCGGCCGGATCACCCCGCCGCGCCCGCGCACCGACGCGGCCAGGGCGTGCACGAAGCGGCCCGGTTCCAGGTGGCGCTGGCCGTGCAGCAGCACCGCCGCGCCGATCCGCTCGGAGAGCACCGGCTCCACCGCCCGGGCCTGCGCGCCGTCCAGCAGCTCGTGCTCCACCGGCTGGCCCGCCGCCCGGAGGTGATGCAACTCCGCGACCAGGGACCGCCGTTCACCCTCCGTCCGGAACGCCGCGAGGAACGGCGCCCCCTGCACGGTGCGCGCCGCCACCCCGCCCGCCTCCAGGGCGTCGAAGGCCGGCAGCGCCACCTCGTTCAGCGGCACCAGCGCCGCCATCCCGCGCCGCCACCGTCCGGGCGTGCTGTGCCGGACGAACCCGGCCAGGAACCGCAGCAGCCGGGGGTCCGTGCTCGGCGGCACGTACACCGGCGAGGCCGGGCTGAGCACCGCCCGCAGCCCGTACCGCAGCACCGCCGGCTCGGGCAGCGGCGCCGCGAGCCCGGGCGTCAGCCACCCGGCGTTCCCCCGGGACGCGCCCGCGCAGACGTCCTCGCGGTCGAGGACGGTGACCTCGACGCCGTGCTCCTGGAGGAACCAGGCGGTGGCCAGGCCGACCATCCCGGCACCGACGACGGCCACCCGGCGGGGCCGACCGGCCGGGCCGGGGGAGCCGGGGGAACGGGGGGAGGCGTCGGGGGCGTCGGGGGAACCGGGCGAGGCGTTCGGGGACATGGGCCCTCTCCATCTGCTGTCGCTGCCGCCGCTGATCCGCAGCTCCTCCGATGGTGACCCGGACCGGGGCGGGTGTCGTCGTCCCCGCGGGTGGTCCTGACGGCCCGGCCGGTACCGGCGTCCCCCCGCCGGCCGGTCCGCCGCCGGTCCGCGGCCGCGCACCCGGCGCCCGGTCGGCGCAGCCCGGCGGGCGGCCCCCCGGACGCCGGGGTGGACTGGTGGGTGACCGCCCGCTGTGGAAAGGCCGCCGATGTCCTCCCCGCTCCCCAGCTACGCCGACCTGAGCGCCCTGGTGATCAACTGCACCCTCAAGCGCTCGCCGGAGCGCAGCCACACCCAGGGCCTGATCGACGTCAGCACCGGGATCCTGCAGCGCCAGGGCGTCCAGGTGGACGTCCTGCGCGCGGTGGACCACGACATCGCCACCGGCGTCTGGCCCGACATGACCGAGCACGGCTGGGAGACCGACGACTGGCCGGTCCTCTACAGCCGGGTGATGGCCGCCGACATCCTCGTCCTGGCCGGCCCGATCTGGCTGGGCGACAACTCCTCCGTGATGAAGCGCGTCGTCGAGCGGCTCTACTCCTGCTCCTCGCTGCTCAACGCCCAGGGCCAGTACGCCTATTACGGCCGGGTCGGCGGCTGCCTGATCACCGGGAACGAGGACGGCGCCAAGCACTGTGCGATGAACGTCCTCTACTCCCTCCAGCACCTCGGCTACACGATCCCGCCGCAGGCCGACGCCGGCTGGGTGGGGGAGGCCGGGCCCGGGCCGTCCTACCTCGACCCCGGCTCCGGCGGCCCCGGCAACGACTTCACCAACCGCAACGCCACCTTCATGACCTGGAACCTCCTCCACCTCGCCCGCCTCCTCAAGGACGCCGGCGGCATCCCCGCCCACGGCAACCAGCGCTCCGAGTGGGACGCCGGCTGCCGCTTCGACTTCGAGAACCCCGAGCACCGCTGAGCGGGGCCGGTCGGGGGACAGCGACGGTGGGAGCGCCGATGTCCGGGCGGGGCACGCCCTCGGCGGCGCGCTGTTCGCGGTGCGGCGGGCGAGTCGGCGTCAGGTGTGGCCGTCCGGGTTGAGCAGCGCGGAGGAGGTCTCGGCCGGATCGTCCGCTTCCTCCGGGAGGAAGGCGGGGATCTGCGGGCGCCGCGCCGGAACGGCCGGTCCGGGCATCGCCGGGTCGGCCTCCGCGCCGCCCGGACCGGGGTCGGCACGCTCGCCCGCGTCCCCCCAGTCGAAGTTGTCGTCCATGAGTTTGTTCCGGGCGACCGTCACCATGACGGTGAGGACGTCGTCGAAGTCCTCGGAGTTCACCCCGACCCGGAACAGCTGCTCCGGGTCGCTCCGGCGCAGCCAGCTCCGGCGGAACACGCCGCGCACGGCGGCCCAGAGGGCGTCGTGTTCGGGCCCTGAGGCCGGGTCGTCGGTGCCGGTGGGGATCAGCACTCCGGTGACGGGGTGGTTCTGGTCGTCGTACTCGCGCAGGGCGGAGCGGTAGCGTTCGCTGTCGGCCGCCCACGGGTCCACCAGCAGGATGCTGACCTGGTTGTCCTCGCGGGCCTGGTCGAGGCGTTCGCCGAGGTCCGGGCCGATCTCGTCCATGATGGTGGTGTGCCCGGCGGCGGTGAGCAGCTGCTGGGCGCGGACCACCAGGGACGGGTTGCGCGGCGGGTGGTAGGGGGCCCAGTGCCAGGGCTTGGCGCCGTACCAGCCGCCCGTGCGCGAGCCGATCTCCGCGGTGGTGTCGGGGGCCCGCCCGGCCGCGACGAAGAGCCGGACCATCCCGGCCGTGGGGGCGGAGCGCACCGGGGGTGTCACCGGGAAGTAGCCGCGGACGGCGCCGAGGTCGAAGTCGGGCAGTTCGGTGAGCCGGCGGCCGGCGGCGCCCAGGATCCGCTCGGCGACCACCCGGACGACCTGCCGGTACTCGGCGCCGAGCGGGTCGGTGTGCAGCAGGTCGCGCAGGCCGGAGCGGACGTAGGTCTCGCCCATGCCCTGCTGGACGTACTGGGTCGTCAGGACCTCGTAGGGCAGCGCGTCGGGCAGGGACTTCCAGAGCACCGGGATGAGCGCCGGGACGGCGTCGCCGGTCAGCTCCTCGTGCCGGCGGACCCGGCCGCGGAAGGCCGTCCACTCCTTGCCGCAGTAGAGGCTGGCGAAGTAGGCCGGGGAGTAGAGCGCCACCATGGTGCGGCAGCGGGCCAGCATCCGGGCCAGCTGCTGCTCCCAGTTGTCGCCGATGCGGAGCCGTTCGGTGTCCCGGAAGACGAGCTCCTCCGGTGGGATGTCGGGTGCGAGTCGGCCGAGTTCGTCTCTCAGGTCGTGGAAGAACTGGTTGAGGGCGACCTCCGACGCCAGGTGGTCCTGGCGTGCGTAGCTGAAAAAGAGGAGTGGACGCCGCTCTGATCCACCCGCGTCGGCGACGCCGGTCCTGGGGACGGGACGGCTGCTCCTCCGCGGTCCGACCGGGGGGACCGTCGGCGCGGACTGCCCCCGGGTCCGTGGGGTGCCCGGAAGTGCGGAGTCCGCCTCACGGCCGGCGGGAACCTGCGGGTCCGCCACACCCAGGGCGCGGCGCAGCGGTTCGGGTGCCCAGGCCAGCGGGGCGGAGCCGCTCGCGGTGGGCGGCGCGAGCCACGCGGGGAAGCGGGGGGAGCGGCCGGCCAGGGTGCGCAGCTGCTCCGTGATGTGGCGGGCGCAGGCGAAGTGCTCCGAGAGCGGGATGACGCCGAGCAGGGCGTTCCGGGCTTCGGGGTCGAGGACGAAGGTGCCGGGTCGGCCGTCGGTCGTCGGGGTGAGCAGGCCGGCGACGGCCAGTTCGGTGATCTGGGCGAGGTCGGTGCCGCCGTTCACGTAGGAGTTGACCAGCTGCATGACCGGGATGATCAGGTCGTCCCGAGCGGCGAGGTGCGTCGCCAGCAGGTGTGCCTCGGGGGAGAGTTGGGGGACGGCCTGCTGCCAGGACGGGGGGACGGTGTGGAGACCGGTCCGGAGCCGGAGTGTGCGGTTGCCGGGCGCACCGGCGACGGCTCGGGCCCAGTCGGAGAGTGCCGCGGGGAGGAGGGCGACCACCGGAGGAGGGAGGAGCCGGTCCAACGGCGCCGTGGTGTCCGCCGGTTCGGCGTTCAGACCGGTCTGGGGCCAGAGCCTCAGCGGTAGTGCGTGGACCAGGGCGGCGGGTCCGTGGGCGGTCCGGTGCCGGGACAGCGGACCCCGTCCGGTGTCCCACCAGTCCGGTCCGAGTCCGTCGCTCATGAGCAGCACCATGGTCCGGCCGTCGGCCGGGCCGGTTCCGGGGAGACGATCCGACGGGCGGTCCGTCCGGTACCGGCGGGTCTGCCTGAAGACGCCGGTGCGGCGGAGCAGGGAGTAGAGCTCGTCCGCGGTGCGCTCCCACAGTTCGGGCCGGCCGGAGACGTCGACGACGAAGGCCAGCCGCAGCCACGGTTCGGGCGCGGCGCGAAGTACGGGATGGAGCACGCCGCTCTGCGCGACGGCGTTCGCGGTGGCGGCTTCGTCGAGTTCGGTGAGCTCCCGGCCGGGAGCACGGCGCTTGAGCGGGCGCAGTGCCCGGCCGAGGGCGCGTGCGTGCGGCAGCGAGCGGGGGGAGGGCAGCGCGACCTCCTGCGCGGGCGCGGAACCCGCGGTCGCCGGTGAACCGGGTCTCGCTCGCGGGTCGGTGGCGTGGAGGGCGGGCACCGGTTGCCGCGGGCCGTGGACGGATTCCTCGTCGGGTGCGCCTGCCGGTCCGAGCGGAGGGTGACCCGGGTCGGCGGCAGCGGATCGCTCGCGGTGACGTACGAGTGGCGCGGCCGTTCCCGTGGGAATGCGCCGGGCCAGCCAGAGGGCGTCGCGCAGGGTTTCGGCGTCCAGGCCCGGGGACATCGTGGTCAGGGCCCGCCGCAAGGCCTCGTACACGGTCAGCCCGTGCCGTTGAGGGGGTGGAGGATCGCGTTGAGGAGTTCCCGTTCGTTGAGGTCCACGCCGCCGGTGCGGAGGTGGACGGCGTTGAGGATCTGGTCGGTGGCCAGGTCCTGGGTGTCGCGAAGGCGGAGGAACTCGGCGATGAGCCGCTCGATCTCGGCGAGGTCGGAGTCGGGCAGGTGCGCCCGGACGATCTCGCGCAGCTGGTCGCCGTCCGGCCGGGGCAGCTCCAGGGGGATGCAGCGGCGCAGGAAGGCGGGCGGGAAGTCCTGTTCGCCGTTGCTCGTGATGACGACGACGGGGAACTGGCTGCACTGGACGGTGCCGTCCTCGACCGTCGCGAACCCGCCGCTGTCGCTGGTGCGGACTCGGACGACGGGCACGCTGTCGGCGATCCGCGCGAGCTCGGGGATGTCGAACCAGCCGTCCTCGAACACCGTCAGCAGGTCGCCGGCGAGGTCGAGGTCGCCCTTGTCGAGCTCGTCGACGAGGAGCATGCGCGGGCGGGGCGACGGCACGAGGGCGGTACCCAGCGGGCCCAGCCGGACGAACCGGCCGATCGCCGCGTCGGGCGTGTCGTCCGGTCCCGCGGTGTGGGGAAGGCCGCGCTCCTGGAGCCGGCCGATCGCGTCGAAGTGGTAGAGCGCTGACTGGAGCGTGGAGCGGCTGTTGACCGGCCAGTGCAGGACCGGGCCCAGACCGAGTTCGCGGGCGACGGCGTAGGCCAGCGTCGACTTCCCGGTACCCGGGGGGCCTGTGACCAGGAGCGGACGGCGGAGGTGGATCGCCGCGTTGACGATGTCGAGGTGCGCCTCGTCACGGAAGACGTAGCGGGCACCGCGCTCCGGGACGGGGCCCGCGTGGTGGGCGCCGCCGGTGAAGGTGCGCCAGGGCGGCGGTTCGGGCAGCGGCGGACGTCCGGCCTCGCCGGTGCCCCGGTAGACCCGCCACTCGTCCGGTCCGGCGGTCTCGGGCTGGTTGTGGTCGGTCACTGCTGACTCTCGCTCTCCTGGTGGCTGACGGATCCCGGCTCGTGGCGCGTCCGGCGCGTCTGGCGGGGCAGGGGGCGGTCCGGCGGCTCCCACAGCACGGCGAAGGCGACGTCGGTGGGGAGGCAACGGTGATTGCGCAGCCGGGCGGGTAGCCGTTCCAGGTCTCCGGCCGGTTCGAGCGGGTCGAAGGCGGTGCGGGGGAGCGCACCGGTCGCGTTCCGGGCCCAGATGACCACGGGGTAGCCCCGCTCGTGCGCCGTCCGGACGAGGCGTGAACGCTCGGCGGGGCCGGAGGCGACGACGGCGCGGGCCGCGTTGTGGTGCATGGTGAGGTGGCGGTAGGCGAGATCGTTCTCGGCCTCCTCGTCGCCGAGGACGATCAGGTCGGCGTTCCCGGACGTCCACCGGTGGGTCCGGTCGCCGGTGAGATCGGTGCTGGTGGCGAAGCGGAGGACGACGGGGTGTTCGACGCCGAGGATGCCGGGGTTCGGGTTCGGGCTTCCGGGCCGTTCGGCGCGCCAGTCGTCGATCGGGAGGTGGCTCTCACCCGGCTGCAGCACGACCTCGACGATCTGCTCGGCGTCGGAGCGGTTGCCGTTGAGTTGTCGGGCGGCGGCCAGGATCCGCCGGACCACCTCCTGCTCCGTGCACGGTGCGTCGGGATGCGTCGAGTGGAGGGACATGTCGCCGTCGCCGGTGTCGACCCAGACCCAGCACAGGTAGCGGCTCCGGTCGCGCCCGACGCCGTCGTACGGCTCCAGTTCCGCGACGACCCGGGTCGGCCGGCTCCTCGGCCCGGTTTCGCGCACCCAGTGGCGGGCGGTGACGCGGAGGGTGTCGAGCGCGTCGGCGGAGACCCCGCGGAGGGCTGTCACGTCGTGGGCCCAGGCGTTCAGCCGGGCGTCCGCCGAGGGGTCGGCGGCGGTGAGCTCCCGCAGGTGTTCGACGAACCACACCACGTACGGGATGCCCGGCCGATCGTTCCGCCCGCCGTCCGGTCCGGCCGGTGCGCCCGCCGGTGCGCCCGCCGGTGCGCCCAGCCGGTCGAAGTGGTCGACCGCGGCGAACAGCAGCGCGCGGTCGTCCGTTCGTCCGGGCGCTTCCTGCCGCCCCAGCAGCCCGGCGGGCTGGGTCCGTTTGGCACAGCTGCGGATCTGTTGTGCCGTCGGTGTCGTCGAGCCCGTGAGAACGGAACGGAGCTCGTCGTACTCGCGGGGTGAGAGAACGAGTGGCGTGAGGTACTGGGAGAGGATCCAGGTGAGTCCGCCGAGTCTTCTGGCATCGCCCGGACTCACCCGGCCCGTGAACTCGACGAGAGCGGCGAGCCCCCGCGGCTCGCCGAGTAGTACCTCGGCCAGGGCGAGAGCGGATTCGCCGGGGGCGGGAGGCCGTCTGCCGAAGACCGTGGCCAGATCCCGGGCGCACGGAACGAGGTTCTGGCCGGGGAGTGCGTGGATCAGGGCCTGGACGACGACACGGGCAGCCTCCGGGTCCACCGGCGGGGCGTCGCGGAGGGTGCGGAGGAGTTGGTCGCCCCTCCAGTCCTGGGTCCACACGGACACCGGAGTCTGGTCGCCCGGCCGCCCGGCGCCGCCGGCCAGGAGGCGCCCCAACTCCCGGCTGAGGGAATCGAGATCGGGCATCAGGCGGTTGTGGCCCGGTCGGCGCAGCCACTGGAGCAGGGCACCCGAGAAGACGCCGCGGCCGAGCGCCTCGCGGGCGGACTGCCCGGGCGCGGCGGCGCAGGCCGCGAACTGGCAGACGTCGTCGCGCCGGACCGACCCGAGCGGGTAGACGGTCGGCCCGGGCTGGCCCTGGTAGGCCTCGGTGTACACGGCGCAGGTGTCGACCAGGTAGATCTGGTGGCCGATCCGCCACAGCTCCGGGTCGCTGGTCAGTTCGAGGAGCTCCGTGAGGTCGATGCACGTCGGGTTGGTGTCGGTGCTCTCCGGGAGGAGGAGCAGCCGCCGTCCGCCGTTCTCCATGACGCCGTGACCGGCCCAGTAGACGTAGAGCAGGTCTCCGCGCCGGCTCCCCTGGGAACGGAGGAAGCCGAGCAGCCGGGACCAGTCGTGGCGGCCGAGTTCGAGCGGTTCGATGCTGAGGCCACGGGCGTCCGCCGTCGCCTTGGCCCGGTTGGACTCGGTCGGAGCGAGCCAGAGCGAGACGTTCTCGGGTGGCACGCCGAGACCGCGCAGCCAGGCACAGAAGTCCACGGCGTCCGCGGCCGGTCCGTCGAGCGGGTGCTCCGGGTAGTCCTCGATGCCGACCACGACCGCGTGGACGGCCGATGGGTCGGGATCGGGGCCGGGGTGCTTCGGGCAGCCGGGGGCCGAGGCGGTCGGGCCTAGACCGACCATGCGGAGATGGCCTCCCACACCTGGGGGTTGCCCCAGTAGGCGGAGTGGGACGAGGGGAAGGGCTGGCGGTTGTCCACTGCGGTGTCGGTGGCGAACCCGGGGAAGACGGGGGCGGCGGTGAAGGAGAGCAGGTCTCGCGGATCGTAGATGTTGAGCCAGCGCGGACGGAAGTGCTCAGGCGGCGGGGAGGTGCGGTCGAGCGAGACCAGCGCGCCGATCTCGTAGAAGTGGGCTGCCTGACTGCCCACCGTGACCAGTTGGTCGACCCGCGGCAGGTCCTCCTGGATCAGCAGGTCGACGGTCGCCACCCCGCCCAGGCTGTGCGCGATGACCGTGACACGCTCACCCGGAGCGTCCTCGACGGTCCGCCTGATCAGGTCGCGAACGCCCTTGCCCCGGGCCTGGTAGCGCAGGATGTCACCGAGGAACGGCATCGAGGTGTCGCCGATCCGGCCACGTCGACGGGTCACCAACGAGGTGAGACCCAGCAGTACGGGTGCGGACGCCTTGCGCAGGAGGCCCCTCGCGGACCGGCCGTCGGTCGCGAGTTCGGCGCCGAGCAGCGCCATCAGGTCGTCCCGGGCACGACCGTCCACGGTGTCCAGGCCGTCCTCGGCCGCTGCTGCCAGGGTGTACGCGAGCACAGCGCGGGCGGTGGCCCGGCGCTGCTCGTCGCCGGTCCGGTCGGCGGTGCGGGCCGCGTCGCGCAGCTCCGGTCGCGTCCGGAGTTCGGCCAGGGCCTCCTCGAAGTAGGGCAGCAACTCCTTGTCGGCCAGCGCGTCCCGCAACTCCGGGCCGGGGGCGTAGTCCCGGATCGTGCGGAGGAAGACGGCCGACGGGGGTTCGCCGGCCCGCATCAGGCCGCCCTGCGGCGGCGGGAGCAGGGTGAGCAGCCGCAACTCGTGCCACGGGTCGTTGTACAGCACGCCCCAGGCGGCGATCTCGTCGTCGCCGGTCCGGCCGCCTCCGGTCCCGTCGTAGTCGGGCACCGACAGACCGCCCAGGGCCATCGACGAGCCCATCGCCTCGCCCCAGAAGCACCCGCGGATCGGAACGTCGGGCCGGATCCCCGCCACGCCGTCGCTGACCGACTTGAACGTCCGGGTGTACGACCGCGCCCGCACGCCGGTGCCGTGCACGAAGACGATCGATCGGTCCATGTGCTCCCCCGCTTC from Kitasatospora sp. NBC_00458 includes:
- a CDS encoding flavodoxin family protein translates to MSSPLPSYADLSALVINCTLKRSPERSHTQGLIDVSTGILQRQGVQVDVLRAVDHDIATGVWPDMTEHGWETDDWPVLYSRVMAADILVLAGPIWLGDNSSVMKRVVERLYSCSSLLNAQGQYAYYGRVGGCLITGNEDGAKHCAMNVLYSLQHLGYTIPPQADAGWVGEAGPGPSYLDPGSGGPGNDFTNRNATFMTWNLLHLARLLKDAGGIPAHGNQRSEWDAGCRFDFENPEHR
- a CDS encoding AAA family ATPase, with translation MTDHNQPETAGPDEWRVYRGTGEAGRPPLPEPPPWRTFTGGAHHAGPVPERGARYVFRDEAHLDIVNAAIHLRRPLLVTGPPGTGKSTLAYAVARELGLGPVLHWPVNSRSTLQSALYHFDAIGRLQERGLPHTAGPDDTPDAAIGRFVRLGPLGTALVPSPRPRMLLVDELDKGDLDLAGDLLTVFEDGWFDIPELARIADSVPVVRVRTSDSGGFATVEDGTVQCSQFPVVVITSNGEQDFPPAFLRRCIPLELPRPDGDQLREIVRAHLPDSDLAEIERLIAEFLRLRDTQDLATDQILNAVHLRTGGVDLNERELLNAILHPLNGTG
- a CDS encoding TIR-like protein FxsC, which produces MPALHATDPRARPGSPATAGSAPAQEVALPSPRSLPHARALGRALRPLKRRAPGRELTELDEAATANAVAQSGVLHPVLRAAPEPWLRLAFVVDVSGRPELWERTADELYSLLRRTGVFRQTRRYRTDRPSDRLPGTGPADGRTMVLLMSDGLGPDWWDTGRGPLSRHRTAHGPAALVHALPLRLWPQTGLNAEPADTTAPLDRLLPPPVVALLPAALSDWARAVAGAPGNRTLRLRTGLHTVPPSWQQAVPQLSPEAHLLATHLAARDDLIIPVMQLVNSYVNGGTDLAQITELAVAGLLTPTTDGRPGTFVLDPEARNALLGVIPLSEHFACARHITEQLRTLAGRSPRFPAWLAPPTASGSAPLAWAPEPLRRALGVADPQVPAGREADSALPGTPRTRGQSAPTVPPVGPRRSSRPVPRTGVADAGGSERRPLLFFSYARQDHLASEVALNQFFHDLRDELGRLAPDIPPEELVFRDTERLRIGDNWEQQLARMLARCRTMVALYSPAYFASLYCGKEWTAFRGRVRRHEELTGDAVPALIPVLWKSLPDALPYEVLTTQYVQQGMGETYVRSGLRDLLHTDPLGAEYRQVVRVVAERILGAAGRRLTELPDFDLGAVRGYFPVTPPVRSAPTAGMVRLFVAAGRAPDTTAEIGSRTGGWYGAKPWHWAPYHPPRNPSLVVRAQQLLTAAGHTTIMDEIGPDLGERLDQAREDNQVSILLVDPWAADSERYRSALREYDDQNHPVTGVLIPTGTDDPASGPEHDALWAAVRGVFRRSWLRRSDPEQLFRVGVNSEDFDDVLTVMVTVARNKLMDDNFDWGDAGERADPGPGGAEADPAMPGPAVPARRPQIPAFLPEEADDPAETSSALLNPDGHT
- a CDS encoding DUF5995 family protein; the protein is MTQPRARAAQSVEEAVERMRAIEARLDPRDGVACFNRMYLRVTGLVGERLTAGWFQDQALIEHLDLDFANLYFDAVDAAETGRPVSAAWKPLFEARANRVVWPIQFAFAGMNAHINHDLPLAVVTTCIECRTTPDTPPVHADYLKVNELLAQVEAEVRASFEAQVAAAATEAAGPLKHIVSSFSIARARDAAWATSEALWHQRNLRPVYDATLAAVTGTTALAGRMLLTPVLPPVERPDA
- a CDS encoding VMAP-C domain-containing protein; its protein translation is MVGLGPTASAPGCPKHPGPDPDPSAVHAVVVGIEDYPEHPLDGPAADAVDFCAWLRGLGVPPENVSLWLAPTESNRAKATADARGLSIEPLELGRHDWSRLLGFLRSQGSRRGDLLYVYWAGHGVMENGGRRLLLLPESTDTNPTCIDLTELLELTSDPELWRIGHQIYLVDTCAVYTEAYQGQPGPTVYPLGSVRRDDVCQFAACAAAPGQSAREALGRGVFSGALLQWLRRPGHNRLMPDLDSLSRELGRLLAGGAGRPGDQTPVSVWTQDWRGDQLLRTLRDAPPVDPEAARVVVQALIHALPGQNLVPCARDLATVFGRRPPAPGESALALAEVLLGEPRGLAALVEFTGRVSPGDARRLGGLTWILSQYLTPLVLSPREYDELRSVLTGSTTPTAQQIRSCAKRTQPAGLLGRQEAPGRTDDRALLFAAVDHFDRLGAPAGAPAGAPAGPDGGRNDRPGIPYVVWFVEHLRELTAADPSADARLNAWAHDVTALRGVSADALDTLRVTARHWVRETGPRSRPTRVVAELEPYDGVGRDRSRYLCWVWVDTGDGDMSLHSTHPDAPCTEQEVVRRILAAARQLNGNRSDAEQIVEVVLQPGESHLPIDDWRAERPGSPNPNPGILGVEHPVVLRFATSTDLTGDRTHRWTSGNADLIVLGDEEAENDLAYRHLTMHHNAARAVVASGPAERSRLVRTAHERGYPVVIWARNATGALPRTAFDPLEPAGDLERLPARLRNHRCLPTDVAFAVLWEPPDRPLPRQTRRTRHEPGSVSHQESESQQ
- a CDS encoding NAD(P)/FAD-dependent oxidoreductase, which translates into the protein MSPNASPGSPDAPDASPRSPGSPGPAGRPRRVAVVGAGMVGLATAWFLQEHGVEVTVLDREDVCAGASRGNAGWLTPGLAAPLPEPAVLRYGLRAVLSPASPVYVPPSTDPRLLRFLAGFVRHSTPGRWRRGMAALVPLNEVALPAFDALEAGGVAARTVQGAPFLAAFRTEGERRSLVAELHHLRAAGQPVEHELLDGAQARAVEPVLSERIGAAVLLHGQRHLEPGRFVHALAASVRGRGGVIRPGTAVGALRDRGGRVELFTGDGDAVEFDAVVLAGGVHLGALARPFGVRTVVQAGRGYSFSVPVRRLPAGPVYFPAHRVACTPMGDRLRVAGMMEFRRPEAPLDGRRVRAVAEAARPLLSGADLDDRRDEWVGCRPCTPDGLPLIGATRSPRVFVAGGHGMWGITLGPATGRLLAETVATGRPAAALAPFDPLR